The region TCGGCTGGGAGGCGCGCGGCGGGTACGGCGACGCCTACCTGACCGCGCAGGCCCTGGCGACGGCCGCGCGACGGGCCGGGGTTCGGGTCCGGCAGGGCACGCCGGTCACCGGGCTGCTCCTCGACGGCGACCATGTCACCGGTGTGCGGCTCGGCGACGGCGGCACCATCTCGGCCGGCACCGTCGTCGTCGCGACCGGCGTCTGGACCCGCCCGTTCCTCGGGCGGTACGGAGTCGACGTGCCGATCCGGGTGGTCCGCGAGCAGATCGTGATGGTCGACCCCGGGGTGCCCACCGGCCCCGTCCCCGTGTTCTCCGACCTGGTCTCGCTGCAGTACGTCCGCGCCGAGGTCGGCGGGGACATCCTGTTCGGCAACAGCGACCTGGCCGATCCGCGCGAGGCCGACCCCGACCACTACCTCAACCGGGCCACCGACGACTTCGTCGACATCACCGTCGAGAAGGTCGGCACGCGGTTCCCCGGGTTCCCCGACGCGGCGATCTCGGGCAGCTACGCGGGCTGTTACGACGTCACGCCGGACTGGAACCCGGTGATCTCCCGCACCGGCTTCGACGGGCTGGTCGTCGCGGCGGGATTCAGCGGCCACGGCTTCAAGATCGCCCCCGCGGTCGGCCGGCTGGTCGCCGACCTCGTCGTCGACGGCCGCAGCAGCGACCCCCGCATCCCCGCCTCCGACTTCCGGCTGTCCCGCTTCGCCGACGGTGACCTGCTGCAGACGCCCTACCCCTACACCGGCGCGGGGCAGATGCGTTAGACACACACTGTGCCCTCCCCCGACGATCACCCGCTGCGCACAGAATCCGATTCGTTGCTGCGCAACACCTCCGGCACGGCACGGGACCGCGACCCCGCCGAACCGGTCGAGGAGCTCGAGATCGAGGCCGCGATCGGCCGCAACGTGCGCCTGCTGCGCCTGCAGCAAGGCCTCACGGTCGCCGAGACCGCGGCTCGGGTCGGCATCTCGAAGGCGATGATGAGCAAGATCGAGAACGCTCAGACCTCCTGCAGCCTGTCCACCCTCGCGCTGCTGGCCAAGGGTCTGGACGTGCCCGTCTCCAGCCTCTTCCGTGGCGCCGACGTCGAACGGCCCGCGGCCTTCGTCAAGTCCGGCACCGGCGCGCGGATCGTGCGGGAGGGCACCCGCGAGGGGCACGAGTACCAGCTGCTCGGCTCGCTGCGCGGCGAACACAAGCGGCTGGAATGCCTGCTGGTGACGCTGTCGGAGAAGAGCCGCACCTACCCGTTGTTCCAGCATCCGGGCACCGAGTTCATCTACATGCTCGAAGGCGTCATGGACTACAGCCACAGTCGCTCGGTGTACCGGCTGCACCCCGGTGATTCGCTGCAGATCGACGGCGAGGGCGCCCACGGACCCGTCGACCTCGTCGAGGTGCCCATCCGGTTCCTGTCGGTCATCGCGTTCCCCGACTCCCAGGTGTGACGGAGACGGGTTTGGTCCGGCGAGCCGGCCGGAGTATCGTTGGCCGCGATGTTCTCTGCGCAGCGGTCGCTCCTTCTCGGACGCCGCGACGGGGTCTGATCCAGACCGGCTTCCCGTCGCGGGTATTCGCGATGCGCCGGTCTGAAGTCCACCAAGACCCGGAGCCCATGACATGACCGAGAACTTCAATCCCGACGCCTACTCCTCCGTACGCGCCATCGGCACGCCCGCCGGCGCCCCACATCCCGGCCAGCCCTCGTGGAACGCCCAGCGTGGCTCCTCGATGCCGGTGCGCCGCTACCGCAGCTTCGCCGAAGAGGTCGAACCCATCCGGCTGCCCGACCGGACGTGGCCGGACAACGTCATCGACACCGCGCCGATGTGGTGCGCGGTCGACCTGCGCGACGGCAACCAGGCGCTGATCGACCCGATGAGCCCGGCCCGCAAGCGCCGCATGTTCGACCTGCTGGTGCGGATGGGCTACAAGGAGATCGAGGTCGGCTTCCCGTCGGCCAGTCAGACCGACTACGACTTCGTCCGCGAGATCATCGAGCAGGGTGCGATCCCCGACGACGTCACCATCCAGGTGCTGACCCAGTGCCGGCCCGAGCTGATCGAGCGGACCTTCGAGGCGTGCGCGGGTGCGCCGCAGGCCATCGTGCACTTCTACAACTCGACGTCGATTCTGCAGCGCCGCGTCGTGTTCCGCGCCGACCGCGAGGCCGTCAAGAAGATCGCCACCGACGGCGCCCGCATGTGCGTCGACGAGGCCAACAAGTATCCCGGCACGCGGTGGCGGTTCGAGTACTCCCCCGAGTCCTACACCGGTACCGAGCTGGAGTACGCGGTCGAGGTGTGCAACGCGGTCGCCGACATCGTCGAGCCCACGCCCGAGCGGCCGCTGATCGTCAACCTGCCGGCCACCGTCGAGATGGCCACTCCGAACGTCTACGCCGACTCGATCGAGTGGATGAATCGCCATCTGTCGCCCCGGGATTCAATCATCCTGAGCCTGCACCCGCACAACGATCGCGGAACTGCCGTCGCCGCAGCCGAATTGGGCTATGCGGCCGGCGCCGATCGCATCGAGGGCTGCCTGTTCGGCAACGGTGAACGCACCGGCAACGTCTGCCTGGTGACGCTGGGCATGAACCTGTTCAGCCGCGGCGTGGACCCGCAGATCGACTTCTCGAACATCGACGAGATCCGCCGCACCGTCGAGTACTGCAACCAGCTGCCGGTGCACGAGCGTCATCCCTACGGCGGCGACCTGGTGTACACGGCGTTCTCCGGAAGCCACCAGGATGCCATCAACAAGGGCCTGGACGCGATGAAAGTAGCTGCCGACGAAGCGGATTCGGACGTCGACGACCTGCTGTGGCAGGTACCCTACCTGCCCATCGACCCGAAGGACGTGGGCCGCACCTACGAGGCCGTGATCCGGGTCAACTCGCAGTCCGGCAAGGGCGGCGTCGCCTACATCATGAAGGCCGACCATGGCCTGGCACTGCCGCGGCGGTTGCAGATCGAGTTCTCCCAGGCGATTCAGAAGATCACCGACGGGGAGGGCGGCGAGGTGTCGCCCAAGGAGATGTGGGACGCGTTCTACGAGGAGTACCTGGCGCCGATCTGGCCGCTGGAGCGGATGCGGCAGAAGGTGGACGCGGCCGAGGTCGACGGCGGCACCGACACGATCACCGCGGTCGTCAAGGTCGACGGCACCGAGCGCGAGATCGTCGGCGCCGGAAACGGTCCCCTGGCCGCGTTCTGTGATGCGCTGGGCGCCATCGGCTACGACGTCAACGTCCTCGACTACTCCGAGCACGCGATGTCGGCCGGCGAGGAAGCCCAGGCCGCGGCCTACGTCGAGGCGTCGATCGGCGGCAAGACCGTGTGGGGCGTCGGGATCGCCACGTCCATCACGACGGCGTCGCTGCGCGCGGTGGTCTCCGCCGTCAACCGGGCTGCCCGCCAGACCGCCGAGTGACCGGCGATTTCAGGGTCTTTCGGCCCTGATATGGCGATACCCGCGGTGCTTGACTGACCTCGATACACGCTGTGTGGTCGTGGTGAAGGAGCACCCTCATGTGGAATTCGTTCTGGAGTTTCCTGTGGTCGACGGTCGTCATCTTCGCGTTCATCGCCTACCTGATGATCCTGTTCAACATCCTCGTCGACCTGTTCTGGCGCGATCACAAGACCTCGGGCTGGATCAAAGCCGTCTGGGTCATCTTCCTTGTCGTGCTGCCGTATGTGACTGCGCTGGTGTACCTCATCGCCCGCGGGAAGGGGATGGCCGAACGGGCCCGCGAGCAGGCTCTGCAGGCCAAGCGCGAGACCGACGATTACATCCGGCAGGCGGCCGGGCGCAGTCCGGCGCAGGAGATCGCCGATGCCAAAGCGCTGCTGGACGCGGGCACGATCACCCATTCCGAGTTCGACGGGCTGAAGGCCAAGGCGCTGGGCCAGCAGTTGGCGATGGATCGAATGGTTCGCTGACCCACTGCGGGCCGCGAATGCTCAGAACAACGTGAACTGGTCGTCGGCGGCGGAGGTATCGGTGAACTCCTCGATGTCTGCGCCGCCGACCACCGACTCCAGACCGCGCAGGAACTCCGGGGCGCTCAGCAGGGGCACGCCGAGTTCGCCTGCCTGATAGCCCTTTCCCTGGTCCGGAACGTCGTCGCAGACGACCAGTGACGTATGGGCGTCCACGGCTTCGGTGTACGCCAGGCCGGCGTGCAGGATGCGCTCGATGAGCTCCTCGTGGGTGTGGCCGACCTCGGCGGCCAGCGCGACCCGCATCCCCTGAACCAGCGGCCGGCCCGCGACGAACCGTCCGGGGTTGGCGTAGGGGCAGGGTGTTCGCGCCGCGACCGCTTTGAGGGGCCGCAGCTCGTCGTGCGTGACCCGGCCGTTGGGCCATGTCCGGCGCGACACGGGGTGGACCGGCAGCCACTTGCGGTGCTCCCGGGCGCGCACCAGCACCGGTTTGAGGATCTGTGCCAGCACCATCGCATCGTCGAGCGCATCGTGGGGCCGCATCTGGGTGACACCCCAGTGCGCGGCCAGCGTCTCGAGCTTGAGGTTCTCCAGGCCGAGATCGAGCCGGCGGCCCAGTTCCACCGTGCACATGACTGTCTCCACGGGCAGTTCGGCGGACACCATCTCGGCCTCGGCCGCCAGGAACGAGTAGTCGAAGCCGACGTTGTGCGCGACCAGCGTGCGCCCGCGCAGCACCTCGACCAGATCGCCGGCGACGTCCGCGAAGGTGGGCTGGCCGGCCAGCATCTCCGCCGTCAGCCCGTGCACGTGCGTCGGACCGGGGTCGACGCCCGGGTCGAGCAGGCTGTAGAAACTCTTCTCGACGTTGCCGTCGTCGCTGAGGGCCAGCGCCGCGATGCTCACGATGCGGGCCTGACCGGGCCGGAAACCCGAGGTCTCCACGTCGACCACTGCCCATCCCGAACCGGGTGCATCGGCGGGCCTGCCCCAGCGATGTCCGGCGGTTGAGCTCACCGTTCGAGGATGGCACGGCCCTGTGACAAGGCTCGCTCCATCGGCCAGCGTGTCGGGCGCTCTTCTAGACTGCCGGGCATGGTCACCGCACGCGGACGCTTCGCGCTCACGGCAGGCGCCGGTGCGCGGTGGGCGTCGCGGGTCACCGGGCGCGGTGCGGGTGCCATGATCGGCGGCCTGGTCGCGATGACGCTGGACCGCTCGATCCTGGCCCAGCTGGGCCAGGGACGGCGCAGCGTGGTGATCACCGGTACGAACGGCAAGTCGACGACCACCCGGATGACGGCCGCGGCACTGGCCACGCTCGGGCCTGTCGCGACCAACGCCGAGGGCGCCAACATGGACGCCGGCCTGGTGGCCGCGCTGGCGGCGGCCCCCGAGGCCCCGCTGGCCGCCCTCGAGGTCGACGAGATGCACGTCCCGCACGTCAGTGATGCGGTGAACCCCTCGGTGATCGTCCTGCTGAACCTCTCCCGTGACCAACTCGACCGCGTGGGTGAGATCAACCACATCGAGCGCACCCTGCGCGCCGGTCTCGCCCGCCATCCCGCGGCCGTGATCGTCGCCAACTGCGACGACGTGCTGATGACGTCCGCCGCCTACGACAACCCGAACGTGGTCTGGGTCGCCGCGGGCGGCGGCTGGGCCAGCGACTCGGTGAGCTGCCCGCGCTCCGGCGAGGTCATCGTGCGCGAGCAGCAGCACTGGTATTCCACCGGCAGTGACTTCAAGAGGCCGGACCCCGACTGGTGGTTCGACGACACCCACATCCACGGTCCCGGCGGGCTGTCGCTCCCGATGGCGCTGACGCTGCCCGGCACCGTCAACCGAGGCAACGCCACGCAGGCGGTCGCGGCGGCGGTGGCCCTGGGCGCCGACCCCGCCGCCGCGGTGGCCGCGGTGTCGGCCGTCGACGAGGTCGCGGGCCGGTACCGGACTCTGCAGGTAGGTGCGCACACGGTGCGCATGCTGCTCGCGAAGAATCCGGCCGGCTGGCAGGAGGCGCTGTCGATGGTCGACCGGGACGCCGCCGGGGTGGTGATCGCGGTCAACGGCCAGGTGCCCGACGGCGAGGACCTGTCCTGGCTGTGGGACGTCGGCTTCGAGCACTTCGAGTCGGTGCCGGTGGTGGCCGCCGGGGAGCGCGGCACCGACCTGGCCGTCCGGCTCGGGTATGCCGGGGTGGCCCACACGCTGGTGCACGAAACCCGGGCCGCGATCGCGTCCTGCCCGCCCGGTCATGTCGAGGTGCTCGCCAACTACACCGCCTTCCTGCAACTGAACCGGGTGCTGAGCCGTGCGTGACTCGGTGGTGCGGATCGGGCTGGTGCTGCCCGACGTCATGGGCACCTACGGCGACGGCGGCAATGCTGTGGTGCTCCGACAACGCCTGCGGCTGCGCGGGATCGCCGCGGAGATCGTCGAGATCACTCTCGACGACCCGGTGCCGTCCGAGCTCGACCTGTACACCCTCGGCGGGGCGGAGGACTACGCACAGCGCCTGGCGACCAAGCACCTGATTCGCTATCCCGGTCTACAGCAGGCGATTTCACGCGGGGCGCCGGTGTTGGCGATCTGCGCGGCCATCCAGGTGCTGGGCCACTGGTACGAGACGTCGGCCGGTGAGAGGGTCGACGGGGTCGGCGTCCTCGACGTCACGACGTCCCCCCAGCCCGAGCGCACCATCGGCGAGGTGACGTCCAAGCCGCTCGTCGACGGGCTGACCGAGCTGCTGACCGGGTTCGAGAACCACCGCGGCGGAACGGATCTCGGGCCGCAGGCGCGGCCGCTGGCCGCGGTGACGCGGGGTGCGGGCAACCGCGCCGGCGACGGAATCGACGGCGCCGTGCAGGGCAGCATCGTCGCCACCTATCTGCACGGCTGCTGCCTGGCGCGCAATCCGCAACTGGCCGACCATCTGCTCACCCAGGTGGTCGGGCCGCTGGCGCCGCTGGAGTTGCCGGAGGTCGACCTGCTGCGCCGCGAACGCCTGGCTGCGCCACGCCGCGTCTGAGGGGTTACGCAGCAAGAGTCGGCCGATCTCTGAGTGCCAGCGGGCAGCCTCGACGGTGCAATGCCCCCTCGACTCGTGCGAGCCATTCCTCGGGTCGGTCCTCTGCGATGACCCGGATGACGATCCAGTCCAGCGCTTCGAGCGTCCGCAGCCGCCCGATGTCCTTGACGTACTGCTCGCGATTCTTGCGGTGATGGTCCCCGTCATACTCGACGGCGACGCCGTATTCCTGCCACCCCATGTCGAGGAAGGCGATCGCGCGGGAGCCCTGCAGAACGGGGATCTGCGTCTCGGGACGGGGAAAGCCCTTGTCGTGCAATCGCAGTCGGATGGCACTCTCCCGAGGTGATGCGGCGCCACCGTCGACCAGGGGGAGCAGCTCGCGCAACTGTGCGATTCCGCGAAGCCGCGGCAGCCGGTCGGCGATGTCGAGGACGTCGCCGATGTCGAAGCGCTGATTCCACATCAGAGCGTCCAACCGGGCCAGCGCCTCGGCCCTCTCGAGGTGGCGCCCAAGGTCGAAAGCCGTCCGAATCCGTGTCGTGACGGGCAGTCCCGAGCGATAGGTGATCTGGTCGCCGGTGAGCAAGTCCCTGCGGACGACCAGTCCGTCTCGCGGGCGGCACGTGACGCCCACCACCTCGATCCGGATGTCGGGGTCGATCCACGGTGCGCCGTGCAAGGCGGCGGCTGCGACGCCGCCGATCACTCCCTTGCGTCCGGTCGCCAGCCACGCACCGATCGCCCGGTCTCGCAGGGTGACTTCGATGCCCTTGCGAACGAACACCCCGCGGTAGAGCCTCGTGTAATCGCGGGCCAGTTCGTGCCTGGTGGCCACGCCGGCGCGGACGGCCTCCCCGCCCAAGACGACCCTGTTCATGCCCGGCATGCTGCCAGCCCCCACCGACAGGCCGACCGATCAACGTTTTGCAGCGAAAGTGCGAGTGGCGGCCTGCAGAACGTAGATCCGTCGGGTCGTCGATCAGGCCACCGCGGCGGAGTCGCGAATCAGGCCATCGCGCGGCGGCCGGCCAGCGCGCGGCCGAGCGTCAGCTCGTCGGCGAACTCCAGGTCCCCGCCCATCGGCAGGCCCGAGGCGATCCGCGTCACCGTGAGCCCCGGGATGTCACGCAGCATCCGCACCAGGTACGTCGCGGTCGCCTCGCCCTCGGTGTTGGGGTCGGTCGCGATGATCACCTCGGCGACCTCCACGCCGTCGACGCGTTCACCGATCCTGTTGAGCAGCTCACGAATTCGCAACTGGTCGGGCCCGATCCCCGACAGCGGATCCAACGCCCCACCGAGCACGTGGTAGCGCCCGCGGAATTCCCGCGTACGTTCGACGGCCTGCACGTCCTTGGGTTCCTCGACCACACACACCAGCGACGCGTCCCGGCGCGGGTCGCTGCAGATCCGGCAGCGTTCCTCATCGCTGACGTTGCCGCACACCGCGCAGAACGTCACCCCGTCGCGAACCCTGTTCAGCACCGCGGTCAGCCGGTCGATGTCGGGCGGCTCGACGGACAGGAGGTGGAATGCGATCCGCTGCGCGCTCTTGGGCCCGATGCCGGGCAGCTTGCCGAGCTCGTCGATCAGATCCTGGACAGGTCCTTCGAACAAGAAATCACATCCCCGGCAGGCCCGGGAACCCCTGGTCGCCCAGCCCTCCGGCCAGCGGGCCGAGCCGGTCGTGCGCCATGATGGTCACCTGCTTGGCGGCGTCGGCGATCGCACCGACGACGAGGTCCTGCAGTGTCTCGACGTCGGAGGGGTCGACGACCTTCGGGTCGATCGAGATGCCCACCACCTCGCCGCTGCCCCGCATCGTCACCTGCACCAGTCCGCCGCCTGCCTGGCCGTGCACCTCGGAGTTGGCCAGCGCCTCCTGCGCCTCCATCAACTGCTGCTGCACCTGCTGTGCCTGCGCGAGCAGTGCTGACATATCGGGTTGGCCACCAGGCTGCATGACTGATCCTCTTGCGTCTCGGTTGCGGACGGGTCTCGAGTTGGTTGCGCTCGCCGGAAAGCGGCGCTTTCGTCTTCAAGACTAGTCGGGTCAGGGCTACCGTGGCCGGGTGCATGTGCCAGCCAACCTGCGTGTCGGCGCAGCCCTCGCCGCCGGGATGCTCGCCGCGGCGTCGATTCTCGCCGGCCCCGCCCACGCGGCCCCGTCGAATGTCGCGGGGATGATCGTCTTCCTCGACCCGGGCCATCAGGCGTCGATGGCCGGCATGAGCCGTCAGGTTCCCACCGGCCGTGGTGGCACCAAGGACTGCCAGGCCAGCGGCACCTCGACCGAGGACGGATTCCCCGAGCACAGCTTCACCTGGGACACCACGCTGCGGGTTCGTCAGGCGCTGACCGCCCTCGGGGTGCGCACCGCGATGTCGCGGGGTGACGACACCGGGCCCGGCCCGTGCGTGGACGAGCGCGCCGCGATGGCCAACGCGGTGCACCCCAACGCGATCGTCTCTATCCACGCCGACGGCGGCCCGACCACCGGCCGCGGGTTCCACGTGCTGTACTCGTCGCCGCCGCTCAACGCGGCGCAGGCGGGTCCCGCGGTGGCGTTCGCGAAGGTGATGCGCGACCAGATGGCGGGTTCGGGCATCCCGCCGTCGACGTACATCGGCTCTTCGGGTCTCAATCCGCGCGCCGACATCGCCGGCCTGAACCTGGCGCAGTACCCGTCGATCCTCGTCGAGTGCGGCAACATGAAGAACCCGATCGACTCGGGCCTGATGAAGACCCCCGAGGGGCGCCAGAAGTACGCCGACGCCGTGGTCCGCGGGATCGTGACGTTCCTCGGCGCCCAGCGCGCCTGAGGGCTGACGCCGTCGCCCGGCTCACCCCACCGCCGGCCTCCTCAACGCGACTCGTCCCTCGCCGCTTGATCGTCGCCCGGCTCACCCCACCGCCGGCCTCCTCAACGCGACTCGTCCCTCGCCGCTTGATCGTCGCCCGGCTAGGTCCCCTCGACCGCCTGCGTCCCCTCGACCTCGCGCTTGAGGTTGCCCAGCACCTCGGCCTGGATCTTGCGCAGTCCGATCGGCGCGAACGTCTTCTCGAAGAAGCCGCCCACGCCCCCGGCGCCCTGCCAGGACGTCTTCATCGTCACCGACGATCCGGGACCCGCGGGGGCCACGGTCCAGTTCGTCACCATCGAGGAGTTCTGGTCCTTCTCGATGACGGTGCGACCGGCGACGTCGACGGCGGCCTTGACGTCCCGCGAACGCGACTTCGTGGCCTGCAGCTTCCACTGCGCGACGGTGCCGGCGCCCTGACCGCCTTCGAGGACGCGATAGCCGCTGTAGTGCTCCGAGAGAATCTTGGGCCGCATGGCCTCGTAGTCCGCGACGGCGGCCAGCACCGTGGCCGGCTCGGCGTTGATCAGGACCGTGCTGGACGCGCTGACCTGTGCCATCAGTGCAAACTCCTTGTCAACCTCGTTCGGTGGGGTGGCCCGGAATCGGGTGCGGTCGCATCGGCTGCCACCGCGGACTAGCGTATATGTGTGTCTGCTGCCTCCACCGACGCACGGGCTGCGCACCGCGACGGCGTGCAGCGGCTGCTCGCCAGCTATCGGGCCATCCCGGCCGATGCCACCGTCCGGCTGGCCAAGCCGACGTCGAATCTCTTCCGTGTCCGTGCCAAGAACACCGCTCCCGGCCTGGACGTGTCGGGGCTGGCCGACGTGATCGCCGTCGATCCTGACGCCCGCACCGCCGACGTCGCCGGGATGTGCACCTACGAGGATCTGGTGGCGGCCACGCTGCCCTACGGACTGGCCCCTCTCGTGGTTCCCCAGCTGAAGACCATCACGCTCGGGGGCGCGGTCACCGGGCTGGGCATCGAGTCGACGTCGTTCCGCAGCGGCCTGCCGCACGAGTCCGTGCTGGAAATGGACATTCTCACCGGCACCGGCGACGTGGTCCGGGCCTCCCCCGACGAGAACGCCGATCTCTTTCGTGCCTTCCCGAATTCCTATGGCACGCTCGGCTATTCGGTGCGGCTGAAGATCGAGCTCGAACCCGTCAAACCATTCGTGGCGCTGCGGCACCTGCGATTCAACTCGCTGGCCGCGCTGGTCGAGACGATGGACCGGATCATCGAGACGGGCGGGTACAACGGCGAGCGGGTCGACTACCTCGACGGCGTGGTGTTCAGCGCCGACGAGAGCTACCTGTGCACCGGTGCGCAGACAGGGACTCCGGGCCCGGTCAGCGACTACACCGGTCAGCAGATCTACTACCGCTCCATCCAGCACGACGGCGAGGACGGGGCCGAGAAGCACGACCGGCTGACCATCCACGACTACCTGTGGCGTTGGGACACCGACTGGTTCTGGTGTTCGCGGGCGTTCGGTGCACAGCATCCGCGGATCCGCCGGTTATGGCCCCGCCGCTACCGGCGCAGCAGTTTCTACTGGAAGCTCATCGGCTACGACCAGCGATTCGACATCGCCGACCGGATCGAGAAGCGAAACGGACGTCCACCGCGGGAACGCGTGGTTCAGGACGTCGAGGTGCCCATCGAGCGCACCGTCGACTTCCTCGACTGGTTCCTCGACACCGTGCCGATCGAGCCGATCTGGTTGTGCCCGTTACGACTTCGCGACGACCGCGACTGGCCTCTGTATCCGATCCGGCCGCACCACACCTACGTCAATGTCGGTTTCTGGTCTTCGGTGCCGGTGGGGCCGGACGAGGGGCACACCAACAAGCTGATCGAACGCAAGGTCAGCGAACTCGACGGGCACAAATCGCTGTACTCCGACGCGTATTACTCGCCCGAGGAGTTTGAGGAACTCTACGGCGGGGAGACCTATTCGACGGTGAAGAAGAACTACGACCCAGATTCTCGTTTTCTCGATCTCTACGCGAAGGCGGTGCGACGGCAATGACGATGTTCAAAGAACACGCAGTGAATTCGGGAAGCGACGGGAAGCTCAGCCTGGCGGAGATTTTGGAGATCTTCGCCGCCGGGCGGATGCCACTGAAGTTCACCGCGTACGACGGCAGCAGCGCCGGACCCGACGACGCGGAACTCGGGCTCGACCTGCGCACCCCGCGCGGCACCACCTACCTGGCGACCGCGCCGGGCGACCTCGGGCTGGCGCGCGCCTACATCTCGGGCGATCTCGCGATGCACGGCGTGCACCCCGGCGACCCGTACGCGCTTCTCAGCGCGCTCACCGAGAAGCTGGATTTCAAGCGCCCGCCGGCGCGTGTGCTGGCCCACATCGTCCGGTCCATCGGGATCGAGCACCTCAAGCCCATCGCGCCGCCACCGCAGGAGGCGCTGCCGCGCTGGCGCCGGATCGCAGAAGGCTTGCGCCACAGCAAGACCCGCGACGCCGATGCGATCCATCACCACTACGACGTGTCGAACACGTTCTACGAGTGGGTGCTCGGCCCGTCGATGACGTACACCTGCGCCTGCTATCCGCGTCCGGACGCCACCCTCGAGGAGGCGCAGGACAACAAGTACCGGCTGGTCTTCGACAAACTCCGCCTGTCGCCCGGCGACCGGCTGCTCGACGTCGGCTGCGGCTGGGGCGGCATGGTGCGCTACGCCGCCCGGCACGGCGTGAAGGCGATCGGCGTCACGCTGTCGAAGGAGCAGGCGGCGTGGGGCCGGCAGGCCATCGCCGAGGAGGGCCTCGGTGAGCTGGCGGAGATCCGCCACAGCGACTACCGCGACGTCCGCGAGGGGGGCTTCGACGCCGTGTCGTCGATCGGCCTCACCGAGCACATCGGCGTCGCGAACTATCCCGCCTACTTCCGCTTCCTGAAGTCCAAGCTGCGCACCGGTGGGCTGCTGCTCAACCACTGCATCACCCGCCACGACAACCGGCACGGTGCGTCCGCCGGCGGGTTCATCGACCGGTACGTGTTCCCCGACGGGGAGCTCACCGGCTCCGGCCGGATCATCACCGAGATTCAGGACGTCGGCCTGGAGGTCCTGCACGAGGAGAACCTGCGCCACCACTACGCGATGACGCTGCGCGACTGGTGCCGCAACCTCGTCGAGCACTGGGACGAGGCCGTCGCCGAAGTGGGGCTGGCGACCGCCAAGGTGTGGGGTCTCTACATGGCGGGCTCGCGAGTCGGCTTCGAGCAGAACGCGATTCAGTTGCACCAGGTCCTGGCGTGCAAGCTCGACGAGCGTGGCGGCGACGGAGGTCTGCCGTTGCGGCCTTGGTGGACCGCCTGAGCGCTACGCTCACGGTGTGATCCGGTTCCTGCTGCGCGTCGCGGTCTTTCTGGGCTCGTCGGCGATCGGGCTCCTCGTGGCCGCCTGGCTGGTGCCCGGAGTGTCGGTGTCGGCTGTCGGTTTCGTCGCCGCGGTGGTGATCTTCACTGTGGCGCAAGCGATTCTGGCGCCGTTCTTCCTGAAGATGGCCAGCCGC is a window of Mycolicibacterium chubuense NBB4 DNA encoding:
- a CDS encoding class I SAM-dependent methyltransferase — encoded protein: MTMFKEHAVNSGSDGKLSLAEILEIFAAGRMPLKFTAYDGSSAGPDDAELGLDLRTPRGTTYLATAPGDLGLARAYISGDLAMHGVHPGDPYALLSALTEKLDFKRPPARVLAHIVRSIGIEHLKPIAPPPQEALPRWRRIAEGLRHSKTRDADAIHHHYDVSNTFYEWVLGPSMTYTCACYPRPDATLEEAQDNKYRLVFDKLRLSPGDRLLDVGCGWGGMVRYAARHGVKAIGVTLSKEQAAWGRQAIAEEGLGELAEIRHSDYRDVREGGFDAVSSIGLTEHIGVANYPAYFRFLKSKLRTGGLLLNHCITRHDNRHGASAGGFIDRYVFPDGELTGSGRIITEIQDVGLEVLHEENLRHHYAMTLRDWCRNLVEHWDEAVAEVGLATAKVWGLYMAGSRVGFEQNAIQLHQVLACKLDERGGDGGLPLRPWWTA
- a CDS encoding type 1 glutamine amidotransferase, which gives rise to MRDSVVRIGLVLPDVMGTYGDGGNAVVLRQRLRLRGIAAEIVEITLDDPVPSELDLYTLGGAEDYAQRLATKHLIRYPGLQQAISRGAPVLAICAAIQVLGHWYETSAGERVDGVGVLDVTTSPQPERTIGEVTSKPLVDGLTELLTGFENHRGGTDLGPQARPLAAVTRGAGNRAGDGIDGAVQGSIVATYLHGCCLARNPQLADHLLTQVVGPLAPLELPEVDLLRRERLAAPRRV
- the recR gene encoding recombination mediator RecR; this translates as MFEGPVQDLIDELGKLPGIGPKSAQRIAFHLLSVEPPDIDRLTAVLNRVRDGVTFCAVCGNVSDEERCRICSDPRRDASLVCVVEEPKDVQAVERTREFRGRYHVLGGALDPLSGIGPDQLRIRELLNRIGERVDGVEVAEVIIATDPNTEGEATATYLVRMLRDIPGLTVTRIASGLPMGGDLEFADELTLGRALAGRRAMA
- a CDS encoding FAD-binding oxidoreductase, which encodes MSAASTDARAAHRDGVQRLLASYRAIPADATVRLAKPTSNLFRVRAKNTAPGLDVSGLADVIAVDPDARTADVAGMCTYEDLVAATLPYGLAPLVVPQLKTITLGGAVTGLGIESTSFRSGLPHESVLEMDILTGTGDVVRASPDENADLFRAFPNSYGTLGYSVRLKIELEPVKPFVALRHLRFNSLAALVETMDRIIETGGYNGERVDYLDGVVFSADESYLCTGAQTGTPGPVSDYTGQQIYYRSIQHDGEDGAEKHDRLTIHDYLWRWDTDWFWCSRAFGAQHPRIRRLWPRRYRRSSFYWKLIGYDQRFDIADRIEKRNGRPPRERVVQDVEVPIERTVDFLDWFLDTVPIEPIWLCPLRLRDDRDWPLYPIRPHHTYVNVGFWSSVPVGPDEGHTNKLIERKVSELDGHKSLYSDAYYSPEEFEELYGGETYSTVKKNYDPDSRFLDLYAKAVRRQ
- a CDS encoding SRPBCC family protein, yielding MAQVSASSTVLINAEPATVLAAVADYEAMRPKILSEHYSGYRVLEGGQGAGTVAQWKLQATKSRSRDVKAAVDVAGRTVIEKDQNSSMVTNWTVAPAGPGSSVTMKTSWQGAGGVGGFFEKTFAPIGLRKIQAEVLGNLKREVEGTQAVEGT
- a CDS encoding YbaB/EbfC family nucleoid-associated protein codes for the protein MQPGGQPDMSALLAQAQQVQQQLMEAQEALANSEVHGQAGGGLVQVTMRGSGEVVGISIDPKVVDPSDVETLQDLVVGAIADAAKQVTIMAHDRLGPLAGGLGDQGFPGLPGM
- a CDS encoding Rv3717 family N-acetylmuramoyl-L-alanine amidase, with product MPANLRVGAALAAGMLAAASILAGPAHAAPSNVAGMIVFLDPGHQASMAGMSRQVPTGRGGTKDCQASGTSTEDGFPEHSFTWDTTLRVRQALTALGVRTAMSRGDDTGPGPCVDERAAMANAVHPNAIVSIHADGGPTTGRGFHVLYSSPPLNAAQAGPAVAFAKVMRDQMAGSGIPPSTYIGSSGLNPRADIAGLNLAQYPSILVECGNMKNPIDSGLMKTPEGRQKYADAVVRGIVTFLGAQRA